A genome region from Gadus macrocephalus chromosome 15, ASM3116895v1 includes the following:
- the atoh7 gene encoding transcription factor atoh7 yields the protein MKSRLASCSDSGSEMDCSSPEKFQTVTRRRMAANARERKRMEGLNTAFDCLRKVVPQWGQDKTLSKYETLQMALSYIMALSRILTDPRRQQPAHTTQWLDLQLDCVQGEAYPCLMGYEAPAEPEYTQTSFPYQFDGYQAQS from the coding sequence ATGAAGTCCCGGCTGGCCAGCTGCAGCGACTCCGGCTCCGAGATGGACTGCAGCAGTCCGGAGAAGTTCCAGACGGTGACGCGGCGGCGGATGGCCGCCAACGCCCGGGAGAGGAAGCGGATGGAGGGCCTGAACACGGCCTTCGACTGCCTGCGCAAGGTGGTGCCCCAGTGGGGCCAGGACAAGACGCTGTCCAAGTACGAGACCCTCCAGATGGCCCTCAGCTACATCATGGCCCTCAGCCGCATCCTGACGGACCCCCGGAGGCAGCAGCCCGCCCACACCACCCAGTGGCTGGACCTGCAGCTGGACTGTGTTCAGGGCGAGGCCTACCCGTGCCTGATGGGGTACGAGGCGCCCGCGGAGCCGGAGTACACGCAGACCTCCTTCCCCTATCAGTTTGACGGCTACCAGGCTCAGAGCTGA
- the pkd2l1 gene encoding polycystin-2-like protein 1, producing the protein MRSLNNRAESHLSGQAECELERVGTGAWVNQGYCGTPPPPPRAVSAIYDPQPLYPSLGPLEGARGMPEPGPLNSFKTQPEAPKKRRGCCSFVKGLWGTTLTEDNSDNREQFMRTTLRELLVYLVFLVDICLLTYGMTSSSTYYYTKAMTDLFVSTSGDGGVAFQSIDSMSDFWTYAKGPLLDGLYWTKWYNNQPLASGERSFIYYENMLLGVPRMRQIKIKDNSCKVHSDFQDEIKGCFDVYNEIKEDDQGSRDINGTAWTYHTEKEINGSAHWGLLTSYSGAGFYQDLNTTKAESAAVVGELKENLWLDRGTRAVFVDFSTYNANINMFCVIRLLVEFPASGGAIPSYQIRTVKLIRYITYWDYFILGCECVFCLFILYYIVEEILELRIHKCSYFKSVWNILDVVIIMLAIIAVVFNVFRTIKVDKLLGKLLQQPDIYADFEFLAFWQTQYNNMNAVNLFFAWIKIFKYISFNKTMTQLSSTLGRCAKDILGFAVMFFIVFFAYAQLGYLLFGTEVDSFSTFVKCMFTQLRIILGDFDYNAIERANRVLGPIYFFTYVFFVFFVLLNMFLAIINDTYSEVKEELSLQKDDLQITDLIKQSYMKTFMKLKLKKEKISDVHKALRSKSGEIEFKDFRETLKEMGHADHEISAAFSRFDYDGNQVLDQEEQERMKAELEEKREALSAELNQLGMDYDKGSEEETSLNTAQKETSNQTTVEHREIQRLSRQVVQLESSIAAIVPQIDMIMKKLGFK; encoded by the exons ATGAGGAGCCTGAACAACCGGGCCGAGAGCCACCTCAGCGGGCAGGCGGAGTGCGAGTTGGAGCGCGTGGGGACCGGGGCGTGGGTGAACCAGGGCTACTGCGgcacgcccccgcccccgcccaggGCGGTGAGCGCCATCTACGACCCCCAGCCCCTCTACCCCAGCCTGGGTCCGCTGGAGGGCGCGAGGGGCATGCCGGAGCCGGGACCCCTGAACTCGTTCAAGACCCAGCCAGAGGCCCCCAAGAAGCGGAGGGGCTGTTGCTCCTTCGTCAAAG GGCTGTGGGGCACAACTCTGACCGAAGACAACTCCGACAACAGAGAGCAGTTCATGCGGACCACTCTGAGGGAGTTACTGGTTTATCTGGTGTTCCTGGTAGATATATGCCTTC TGACGTATGGAATGACCAGCTCAAGCACCTACTATTACACCAAAGCCATGACGGACCTGTTTGTGAGCACAAGCGGCGACGGCGGTGTGGCCTTTCAGTCTATTGACAGCATGAGCGACTTTTGGACC TATGCTAAGGGCCCCTTGTTGGATGGCCTCTACTGGACCAAGTGGTACAACAACCAGCCGCTGGCCAGCGGGGAGAGGTCCTTCATCTACTACGAGAACATGCTGCTGGGGGTGCCGCGAATGCGCCAGATCAAGATCAAGGACAACTCCTGCAAGGTCCACAGCGACTTCCAAGACGAAATCAAGGGCTGCTTCGACGTCTACAACGAGATCAAAGAGGACGACCAGGGCTCTCGAGACATCAACGGCACCGC CTGGACGTACCACACAGAGAAGGAGATCAACGGCTCTGCCCACTGGGGGTTGCTCACCTCGTACAGCGGGGCGGGCTTCTACCAGGACCTGAACACCACCAAGGCGGAGAGCGCTGCCGTGGTGGGCGAGCTGAAGGAGAACCTCTGGTTGGACCGAGGCACCAGAGCCGTCTTCGTTGACTTCTCCACTTACAACGCCAACATCAACATGTTCTGCGTCATCAG GTTGCTGGTTGAATTCCCAGCTTCTGGTGGCGCTATTCCTTCCTACCAGATAAGGACAGTGAAACTGATCCGCTATATCACCTACTGGGATTACTTCATACTGGGCTGCGAGTGTGTCTTCTGCTTGTTCATCCTCTATTATATTGTAGAGGAGATTCTTGAGTTGCGAATACACAAGTGCTCTTACTTCAAAAGTGTCTGGAACATATTGGACGTCGTTATAATAATG CTTGCCATCATTGCGGTGGTGTTCAACGTTTTCCGCACCATCAAAGTAGACAAGCTGCTGGGCAAACTTTTGCAACAACCAGACATCTATGCCGACTTTGAGTTCCTGGCATTCTGgcaaacacaatacaataatatgaatgcagtCAACCTGTTCTTCGCTTGGATAAAG ATTTTCAAATACATCAGTTTCAACAAGACGATGACTCAACTGTCCTCGACGCTGGGTCGATGTGCGAAGGACATCCTCGGATTTGCGGTCATGTTCTTTATCGTGTTCTTCGCTTATGCTCAGCTGGGTTACCTTCTCTTTGGGACGGAGGTGGATTCCTTCAGCACCTTCGTCAAGTGCAT GTTCACACAGCTCAGGATAATCCTCGGCGACTTTGACTACAACGCGATAGAGCGGGCCAACAGGGTGCTTGGTCCCATCTACTTCTTCACCTATGTGTTCTTTGTCTTCTTTGTCCTGCTG AATATGTTTCTGGCCATCATAAATGACACGTATtctgaggtgaaggaggagctctCATTGCAGAAAGATGATCTTCAGATTACGGACCTCATCAAGCAG AGCTACATGAAGACATTCATGAAGCTGAAGCTCAAAAAGGAGAAAATATCAGATGTCCACAAAGCACTACGATCAAAATCTGGGGAGATTGAGTTCAAGGATTTCAGAGAAACCCTGAAGGA GATGGGACATGCCGACCATGAAATCTCTGCAGCCTTCTCTCGGTTCGACTACGATGGTAACCAAGTTCTGGACCAAGAAGAGCAAGAGAGGATGAAGGCCGAattggaggagaagagg GAGGCTCTCAGTGCTGAACTCAACCAGCTCGGGATGGATTACGATAAAGGTTCAGAGGAGGAGACGTCCCTTAACACAGCGCAGAAGGAAACATCAAATCAAACCACAGTGGAGCATAGGGAGATTCAGAG GTTGTCCAGGCAGGTTGTTCAACTGGAAAGCTCTATTGCAGCCATTGTGCCGCAAATTGACATGATTATGAAGAAGCTGGGATTCAAGTAA